The following proteins come from a genomic window of Miscanthus floridulus cultivar M001 chromosome 2, ASM1932011v1, whole genome shotgun sequence:
- the LOC136534467 gene encoding uncharacterized protein isoform X2: MAGEDAAAASPAAVKKPPKEEEEDDDELDNVPLAISRAKKSGNANASKVKKEEDDDEDNMPISRSRGKKGNEKQKGTTISNMKVSKVKKEETDSDDDGDFTKKSAGTAGSNAKTSKVKKLKDEDLEDLKEVKKRKKRVGVKEEANMAIVKAEKVKKERKVYELPGQKHDPPAERDPLRIFYESLYEQVPTSDMAATWLMEWGLLPLDVATKVFEKKQGQKLKSPVKTPVAKRKPSSPTPTKALPSSAKKSVASAKSAGKLTSQKKRKASDTDDDDDDDFMAPKTKTKRHKA, translated from the exons ATGGCCGgagaggacgccgccgccgccagtccCGCAGCCGTAAAGAAGCCcccgaaggaggaggaggaagatgacgacGAATTGGACAACGTTCCACTGGCAATTTCTAGGGCCAAGAAATCGGGTAATGCGAACGCCTCTAAGGTCAagaaggaggaggacgacgacgaagaCAACATGCCGATTTCGCGTTCCCGGGGAAAGAAG GGAAACGAGAAGCAGAAAGGCACCACGATTAGCAATATGAAGGTTTCGAAAGTTAAGAAAGAAGAaactgattctgatgatgatggtgatttcACG AAGAAAAGTGCAGGTACTGCTGGAAGTAATGCCAAGACATCCAAGGTTAAGAAATTAAAAGATGAAGATTTGGAAGATCTCAAG GAGGTTAAGAAAAGGAAGAAACGAGTGGGTGTCAAAGAAGAGGCAAACATGGCCATTGTAAAGGCAGAGAAGGTGAAGAAAGAGAGGAAAGTGTATGAATTGCCAGGGCAGAAGCATGATCCTCCTGCAGAA AGGGATCCATTGAGGATATTCTATGAATCACTCTACGAGCAGGTCCCCACCAGTGACATGGCTGCTACCTG GTTGATGGAATGGGGTTTGCTCCCGTTGGATGTGGCTACAAAAGTTTTTGAGAAGAAACAAGGCCAAAAGCTAAAGTCACCAGTCAAAACACCTGTGGCCAAGAGAAagccttcttctccaactccAACCAAGGCACTGCCTTCATCTGCAAAGAAGTCAGTTGCGTCTGCAAAGAGTGCTGGAAAACTGACGTCTCAAAAGAAGAGGAAGGCAAGTGACacagatgacgatgacgatgacgatttCATGGCTCCTAAGACAAAGACCAAGAGGCACAAGGCCTAG
- the LOC136534467 gene encoding uncharacterized protein isoform X1 has translation MAGEDAAAASPAAVKKPPKEEEEDDDELDNVPLAISRAKKSGNANASKVKKEEDDDEDNMPISRSRGKKGNEKQKGTTISNMKVSKVKKEETDSDDDGDFTPISQKKSAGTAGSNAKTSKVKKLKDEDLEDLKEVKKRKKRVGVKEEANMAIVKAEKVKKERKVYELPGQKHDPPAERDPLRIFYESLYEQVPTSDMAATWLMEWGLLPLDVATKVFEKKQGQKLKSPVKTPVAKRKPSSPTPTKALPSSAKKSVASAKSAGKLTSQKKRKASDTDDDDDDDFMAPKTKTKRHKA, from the exons ATGGCCGgagaggacgccgccgccgccagtccCGCAGCCGTAAAGAAGCCcccgaaggaggaggaggaagatgacgacGAATTGGACAACGTTCCACTGGCAATTTCTAGGGCCAAGAAATCGGGTAATGCGAACGCCTCTAAGGTCAagaaggaggaggacgacgacgaagaCAACATGCCGATTTCGCGTTCCCGGGGAAAGAAG GGAAACGAGAAGCAGAAAGGCACCACGATTAGCAATATGAAGGTTTCGAAAGTTAAGAAAGAAGAaactgattctgatgatgatggtgatttcACG CCAATATCACAGAAGAAAAGTGCAGGTACTGCTGGAAGTAATGCCAAGACATCCAAGGTTAAGAAATTAAAAGATGAAGATTTGGAAGATCTCAAG GAGGTTAAGAAAAGGAAGAAACGAGTGGGTGTCAAAGAAGAGGCAAACATGGCCATTGTAAAGGCAGAGAAGGTGAAGAAAGAGAGGAAAGTGTATGAATTGCCAGGGCAGAAGCATGATCCTCCTGCAGAA AGGGATCCATTGAGGATATTCTATGAATCACTCTACGAGCAGGTCCCCACCAGTGACATGGCTGCTACCTG GTTGATGGAATGGGGTTTGCTCCCGTTGGATGTGGCTACAAAAGTTTTTGAGAAGAAACAAGGCCAAAAGCTAAAGTCACCAGTCAAAACACCTGTGGCCAAGAGAAagccttcttctccaactccAACCAAGGCACTGCCTTCATCTGCAAAGAAGTCAGTTGCGTCTGCAAAGAGTGCTGGAAAACTGACGTCTCAAAAGAAGAGGAAGGCAAGTGACacagatgacgatgacgatgacgatttCATGGCTCCTAAGACAAAGACCAAGAGGCACAAGGCCTAG
- the LOC136534480 gene encoding uncharacterized protein, which yields MSYYGDRRAESSIVEAFTLSPLPYPVILILLMVTLLLGVSWFFTYEDFIEEASQQLSWALLAVPIALVLLIRWISSVDSFEGYFGFYPRESRWKGYERPPAEGSSPWGVAMVVLLLLVLASFHSTIQDMWRP from the coding sequence ATGTCGTACTACGGCGACCGGCGCGCGGAGTCGTCGATCGTGGAGGCGTTCACGCTGTCGCCGCTGCCGTACCCGGTGATCCTGATCCTGCTCATGGTGACGCTCCTGCTGGGCGTCTCCTGGTTCTTCACCTACGAGGACTTCATCGAGGAGGCGTCGCAGCAGCTGAGCTGGGCGCTGCTGGCCGTGCCCATCGCGCTCGTCCTCCTCATCCGCTGGATCTCCTCCGTCGACTCCTTCGAGGGATACTTCGGCTTCTACCCCAGGGAGAGCCGCTGGAAGGGCTACGAGCGGCCCCCCGCCGAGGGCAGCTCACCCTGGGGCGTCGCCATGGTCGTCCTGCTCCTCCTCGTGCTCGCCAGCTTCCACTCCACCATCCAAGACATGTGGAGGCCGTGA